Proteins from a genomic interval of Campylobacter concisus:
- a CDS encoding 3'-5' exonuclease, giving the protein MAKSYICVFDCETIPDANLIRKIYGIDGSDEDVSVQAMALQKEASGSEFLPVMFHRVVAISAVMADEYGKFLKVSTMEGKDEREIIAKFLKFINDYNPRLVSFNGRGFDLPMIMVRAMRYNLNAAAYYESENKELNKNKWENYRARYSPKFHLDLLDFISDFGSVRGLKLDTLCASLNLPGKYDVHGDQVLELYYAGELDKINEYCESDVLNTYWLFLKFELLQANILQDDYINHLNVMSEFLAKNCAHRGYTEVFCTAISDELARLNGKLDYEIKIQKEDDEEFDDFSDLDGVKDTPEQLNERLARQGLDGLLKKASEVASAVKKDKSFIEEKLPEINLDEE; this is encoded by the coding sequence ATGGCGAAAAGTTACATCTGTGTCTTTGACTGCGAGACGATACCTGATGCAAATTTGATAAGAAAAATTTATGGCATTGATGGGAGCGATGAAGATGTGAGCGTGCAAGCGATGGCGCTGCAAAAAGAGGCCAGTGGGAGTGAGTTTTTGCCTGTGATGTTTCATAGAGTCGTGGCGATCTCTGCAGTAATGGCCGATGAATACGGCAAATTTTTAAAAGTTAGCACGATGGAGGGTAAGGATGAGCGCGAGATCATCGCTAAATTTTTAAAATTTATAAATGATTATAACCCAAGGCTCGTTAGCTTTAATGGCCGTGGCTTTGACCTGCCGATGATAATGGTGCGTGCGATGCGCTACAACTTAAACGCAGCGGCATATTACGAGAGCGAAAACAAAGAGCTAAATAAAAATAAATGGGAAAACTATAGAGCCAGATATTCGCCTAAATTTCACCTTGATCTGCTTGATTTTATAAGCGATTTTGGAAGCGTAAGAGGGCTAAAGCTTGATACGCTTTGCGCTAGCTTAAATTTACCTGGCAAGTACGATGTGCACGGCGATCAAGTGCTTGAGCTTTATTATGCTGGTGAGCTTGATAAGATCAATGAATACTGCGAAAGTGACGTGCTTAACACCTACTGGCTCTTTTTAAAATTCGAGCTTTTACAGGCAAATATCTTGCAAGATGACTATATAAATCACCTAAACGTGATGAGTGAATTTTTAGCCAAAAACTGCGCTCACAGAGGATACACTGAGGTCTTTTGCACTGCGATAAGCGACGAGCTAGCTAGACTTAATGGCAAGCTTGATTACGAGATAAAGATCCAAAAAGAAGACGATGAAGAATTTGATGATTTTAGCGATCTTGATGGTGTGAAAGATACGCCAGAGCAGCTAAATGAGCGTTTGGCAAGACAAGGGCTTGATGGACTTTTAAAAAAAGCTAGCGAGGTTGCGTCAGCTGTCAAAAAAGATAAGAGCTTTATCGAAGAGAAACTACCTGAAATAAATTTGGACGAAGAGTAG
- a CDS encoding glycosyltransferase family 2 protein: MLSVVILTFNSEKYLKEVLESAKFADEVIVVDSGSKDSTRQICDGFSNVRFHEQAWLGFGAQKQKGVDLAKNEWIFVLDSDEVITNELQDEIISTLKEPKFMAYNVARLNFFFGKAIKNMGLYPDYTVRLFNKNFAGFDGRAVHEKVILNNDSQKLGALKNHFLHYAYESIEQFIAKQNRYSSMGAKKNLFKALTSPAWTFFKLYVLKGGFKEGFAGYVIARLYAQYTFWKYIK, encoded by the coding sequence ATGCTAAGTGTGGTCATCTTAACTTTTAACAGCGAAAAATACCTAAAAGAGGTGTTAGAGAGCGCTAAATTTGCTGATGAGGTCATCGTAGTTGATAGCGGCTCAAAAGATAGCACAAGACAAATTTGTGATGGCTTTAGCAACGTGAGATTTCACGAGCAAGCTTGGCTTGGATTTGGCGCGCAAAAGCAAAAGGGCGTGGATCTAGCTAAAAATGAGTGGATCTTTGTGCTTGACAGCGACGAGGTGATCACAAATGAGCTTCAAGATGAGATCATCAGTACGCTAAAAGAGCCAAAATTTATGGCTTACAACGTAGCTAGGCTAAATTTCTTCTTTGGCAAAGCGATCAAAAATATGGGACTCTATCCAGACTACACAGTGAGGCTTTTTAACAAAAATTTTGCCGGATTTGATGGCAGAGCCGTGCATGAAAAGGTCATTTTAAATAATGACTCACAAAAGCTTGGAGCGCTTAAAAATCACTTCTTGCATTATGCATATGAGAGCATCGAGCAGTTTATCGCTAAGCAAAATCGCTACTCAAGCATGGGCGCAAAAAAGAATTTATTTAAAGCTCTAACAAGCCCAGCGTGGACATTTTTTAAGCTTTATGTGCTAAAAGGCGGCTTTAAAGAGGGCTTTGCAGGCTATGTTATCGCTAGACTTTACGCTCAGTACACATTTTGGAAATATATAAAATGA
- a CDS encoding polysaccharide deacetylase family protein, whose translation MNYPVCVLTMHHCNNNKNDFAIKPELFKKALLMALNEGYKFINYSQFKDIVAGRAKAHKKSILLTFDDGYFDNYKFAFPILKELNIPAVCFLITDKIKDFKRQDYDFAFKKHKEIDYDKDAEYFLNLDEIRQMQESGLFEFDSHTASHFSCKSNDETKLREEFSSSLAKIKELFPEKKEFGFCFPKGHFNELSLKVVREYYDFAFSVIDGGFCAGDDKFKIRRIDISNNAKSESDYIFRIKKKLFIYSTPVLGNLYSNFRNRGYK comes from the coding sequence ATGAACTACCCAGTTTGCGTGCTAACGATGCACCACTGTAATAACAATAAAAACGACTTTGCCATTAAGCCAGAGCTATTTAAAAAGGCGCTTTTGATGGCGTTAAATGAGGGCTATAAATTTATAAACTACAGCCAGTTTAAAGATATCGTTGCTGGCAGAGCAAAGGCTCATAAAAAGAGCATTTTACTAACTTTTGATGATGGATATTTTGATAATTATAAATTTGCATTTCCTATCTTGAAAGAGCTAAATATTCCAGCTGTTTGCTTTTTGATAACAGATAAGATCAAGGATTTTAAAAGACAAGATTACGACTTTGCATTTAAAAAACATAAAGAGATCGATTATGATAAAGACGCGGAGTATTTTTTAAATTTAGACGAGATTAGGCAGATGCAAGAGAGCGGGCTTTTTGAGTTTGATAGCCATACAGCGAGCCACTTTTCTTGTAAAAGCAATGATGAAACAAAGTTAAGAGAGGAATTTTCTAGCTCGCTGGCTAAGATAAAAGAGCTATTTCCTGAAAAAAAAGAATTTGGCTTTTGCTTTCCAAAAGGGCACTTTAACGAGCTTTCACTAAAAGTTGTGAGAGAGTATTATGACTTTGCCTTTAGTGTGATAGATGGTGGATTTTGCGCAGGAGATGATAAATTTAAGATAAGACGTATCGATATATCAAACAATGCAAAGAGCGAGAGTGATTACATTTTTAGGATCAAAAAGAAGCTTTTTATCTATTCTACGCCAGTTCTAGGAAATTTATATT
- a CDS encoding glycosyltransferase family 4 protein yields MNILHTQTLFNWGGEQNKTLNEMRFMREMGHNVILFCNPNSQIESIAKKEGFSVITQEMNKKNFHKSVPALCKAISSNKIDALITHGSTDSWVGAIAGLFYRSKGVKFYKERHNLFPIKGFLSKLMHKKLFDKILYISDSVKEYLLSIGVSKDKLFFMPSTVDVEKIDSTKSTFRDEFHIAKNELVIGTFTSLYRKKGVYDFANAVKEILKEKDATIVFAGNISESTKNEIASIFSKKDKIIFTGFRKDAANIIKSFDIYVFASHSEGLGTVLLEAMSSKVPVVVYDNAPMNVLVKDKERGLCARNLDEISLKESILELIDEPEKAKIYSQNAFKFVDENFSHKALKEAIKNLLEQK; encoded by the coding sequence ATGAATATTCTTCACACGCAGACACTTTTTAACTGGGGTGGCGAGCAAAATAAGACGCTAAACGAGATGCGTTTTATGCGTGAGATGGGTCACAATGTCATACTTTTTTGCAACCCAAACTCTCAGATAGAAAGTATTGCAAAAAAAGAAGGCTTTAGTGTTATAACACAAGAGATGAATAAGAAAAATTTTCATAAAAGCGTGCCAGCACTTTGCAAAGCGATAAGCTCGAACAAGATAGATGCCTTGATCACACATGGCTCGACTGATAGCTGGGTTGGGGCAATTGCTGGACTATTTTACAGAAGCAAAGGCGTTAAATTTTACAAAGAAAGGCATAATCTTTTTCCTATAAAAGGCTTTCTTTCAAAACTCATGCACAAAAAGCTATTTGATAAAATTTTATACATCTCAGATAGTGTCAAAGAGTATCTTCTAAGCATCGGCGTTAGCAAAGATAAGCTCTTTTTTATGCCAAGCACGGTTGATGTTGAAAAGATCGATAGCACAAAAAGTACTTTTAGAGATGAGTTTCATATCGCCAAAAACGAGCTAGTCATCGGCACTTTTACCTCGCTTTACCGCAAGAAAGGCGTCTACGACTTTGCAAACGCAGTAAAAGAGATTTTAAAAGAGAAGGACGCCACAATAGTTTTTGCAGGAAATATCAGTGAAAGCACAAAAAATGAGATTGCCTCGATTTTTAGCAAAAAAGATAAGATTATATTTACTGGTTTTAGAAAAGACGCGGCAAATATCATAAAAAGCTTTGATATCTATGTCTTCGCATCGCACTCTGAGGGGCTTGGTACGGTCTTGCTTGAAGCAATGAGCTCAAAAGTACCAGTCGTAGTCTACGATAACGCACCGATGAATGTACTAGTTAAAGATAAAGAGCGTGGGCTTTGTGCTAGAAATTTAGATGAAATTTCACTAAAAGAGTCTATTTTAGAACTGATAGACGAGCCTGAAAAAGCCAAAATTTACTCACAAAACGCCTTTAAATTTGTGGATGAAAACTTTAGCCACAAGGCGCTAAAAGAGGCTATTAAAAATTTACTGGAGCAAAAATGA
- the rfaQ gene encoding putative lipopolysaccharide heptosyltransferase III, with amino-acid sequence MKILVIKFRNIGDVLLTTPLIENLHHYYPDATIDFALNKGTEAMIEGNPYINKIHIYDRQSANSGFFKKLITEIKFIKAIKKEKYDMAVQTTTGDRGIIISKYAKIKKIVGFLGKNQSINKLLNVKAKYYENFSHTIDHNLNALRALGFEPVSKKVSVFSDESVEHLNLPKRFVHMHLTSRWMFKCANDESMAELIDYCENELGVKVVLTSDNKENELNKLASVLNICKSEPINLGGKLSLKQTIALSKCSSLFIGVDTAIMHIAAANDVPVIAFFGPSNAFEWGPWDNSLMENGYTAQNGIQSMGKHIVYQKDWDFVPCDKEGIAKHGIEKTLMDFSDEMPKIKAKIKEILG; translated from the coding sequence ATGAAAATACTTGTAATTAAATTTAGAAATATCGGCGACGTACTTTTAACCACGCCGCTCATTGAAAATTTGCACCATTATTATCCAGATGCAACCATCGACTTTGCCCTAAACAAAGGCACAGAAGCGATGATAGAAGGCAATCCTTATATAAATAAAATTCACATTTACGATAGACAAAGTGCAAATTCTGGCTTTTTTAAAAAGCTAATTACTGAGATAAAATTTATAAAAGCCATCAAAAAAGAAAAATACGATATGGCGGTGCAAACAACCACGGGAGACCGCGGCATCATCATCTCAAAATATGCAAAGATCAAAAAAATAGTAGGCTTTCTTGGCAAAAATCAATCAATAAATAAACTTCTAAACGTCAAGGCAAAATACTATGAAAATTTTTCACATACTATCGATCATAATCTAAACGCTTTAAGGGCTTTGGGATTTGAACCGGTTAGCAAAAAGGTGAGTGTATTTTCGGACGAGAGTGTGGAGCATCTAAATTTACCAAAACGCTTTGTACATATGCATCTTACAAGCCGCTGGATGTTTAAATGCGCAAATGATGAGAGCATGGCAGAGCTCATCGACTACTGCGAAAATGAGCTTGGTGTAAAGGTCGTGCTAACAAGCGACAACAAAGAAAATGAGCTAAATAAGCTTGCAAGCGTGCTAAACATTTGCAAAAGCGAGCCTATAAATTTAGGTGGCAAGCTAAGCCTCAAACAAACGATCGCCCTATCAAAGTGTTCAAGCCTTTTTATCGGAGTGGATACAGCTATAATGCACATCGCTGCGGCAAATGATGTGCCAGTCATAGCCTTTTTTGGTCCAAGCAATGCTTTTGAGTGGGGGCCTTGGGATAACTCACTCATGGAAAATGGCTACACAGCGCAAAATGGCATCCAAAGTATGGGCAAACACATCGTCTATCAAAAAGACTGGGACTTTGTGCCTTGCGATAAAGAGGGCATAGCAAAGCATGGCATAGAAAAAACATTGATGGATTTTAGCGACGAAATGCCAAAAATAAAAGCCAAAATAAAAGAAATTTTAGGATAG
- the waaC gene encoding lipopolysaccharide heptosyltransferase I: MQNKNQLKIAIVKLSALGDIVHAAIVLQFIKKHHPNAHITWLVDARFASLLKDHPLIDELVVLPLKQSFKQSYKILKTLGKFDKVIDLQGLFKSAVVAKIIGKQTYGFSRESVKEKIAARLYRHKFKIDYNENIIIRNLALVAFALNFSFEASEILEKAPCFEASEIYKNESGKKRVLIAAFASEESKIYNKFKDVIRLLEECEIYLCYGSESEKVRAEAIISGTSAKLLEKLSIKEMISFIASCDLVIGNDSGLTHLAWAVNRPSITLFGNRPSHRNAYITDKNLVIDMGKQIDARSIDKNDFCIREIFPETVANFAKRLLNG, from the coding sequence ATGCAAAACAAAAATCAACTAAAAATAGCCATCGTCAAACTTTCCGCTCTTGGGGATATCGTGCACGCAGCTATTGTGCTTCAGTTTATCAAAAAGCACCACCCAAATGCCCATATCACGTGGCTAGTTGATGCTCGTTTTGCAAGCCTTTTAAAAGATCATCCGCTTATCGACGAGCTAGTCGTTTTACCGCTTAAACAAAGCTTTAAACAAAGCTACAAGATACTAAAAACGCTTGGTAAATTTGACAAAGTGATCGATCTGCAAGGGCTTTTTAAATCAGCCGTCGTCGCAAAAATAATAGGCAAGCAAACTTATGGCTTTAGCAGAGAAAGTGTAAAAGAAAAGATCGCAGCCAGGCTTTATAGACATAAATTTAAAATTGATTACAACGAAAATATAATCATTAGAAATTTGGCACTTGTGGCTTTTGCTCTAAATTTTAGCTTTGAAGCAAGTGAAATTTTAGAAAAAGCGCCTTGCTTTGAAGCAAGTGAAATTTATAAAAACGAAAGTGGTAAAAAACGTGTTTTAATCGCTGCATTCGCAAGCGAAGAGAGCAAAATTTATAACAAATTTAAAGACGTGATTAGGCTACTTGAAGAGTGTGAAATTTACCTTTGCTACGGAAGTGAGAGCGAAAAAGTAAGAGCTGAGGCGATCATCTCAGGCACCTCAGCAAAGCTACTTGAAAAACTTAGCATAAAAGAGATGATAAGCTTCATTGCAAGCTGCGATCTAGTAATTGGCAATGATAGTGGCCTAACGCACCTTGCTTGGGCTGTAAATAGGCCTTCTATCACACTTTTTGGCAACCGTCCAAGCCACAGAAATGCTTACATCACTGATAAAAATTTAGTTATAGATATGGGCAAGCAAATAGACGCGAGAAGTATCGATAAAAACGACTTTTGTATAAGAGAAATTTTTCCAGAAACGGTTGCAAATTTCGCAAAAAGGCTACTAAATGGATAG
- a CDS encoding M23 family metallopeptidase → MPLTPRNDVNCKRNLIDIIKFSYDNDISRPFISNNKLFIGYGFSLKDDIELICAQIYKNNKDKVIKDVKQTIANTTSKTTIEKIDTDELFKKINDAAKGAYAKSGGADTLPEFEFSSEDQLNAILEQKLTPLIQEINQKLNNSPLKNLQAVSLTSDTQNNQISREHVALLALLYISKKSNIDPSLASYIKSKNRFKAWFWLAYESFSDEANNKISLLREKISNQFGLYESDEQNVNFAECIDIFSHLNISKAKYKSKNQNNKEIIQNVTHLEFMKLQENGSNLNVSDISKCEALFQPFVNKINSLLSTQSTKTFNLENIYCVNLISSNASNTSRINKLLRQKEEEFYKQENILLLCPRKMTTPIRVFQPKKSEFTVVLASQTPFDCSELNPKELNSSRPNYGKVNLCELILTDFKFDSYEDSKNEEIKFKNAKSKDTVILYQENKNEEDKINGATFISIKQNSDDIEYKLEDGAISMKYFEDQTSNNKHLNFSLLNFAKENNFTLRDDKDSAMFDIKLRLAHGNNIVPTSASSSGLTLTINNLIIENEDGKVSEDIDKIYLHHCFDKSIYESISLVKNEDSDIKNSYTATFNIPIDKENKGDTKFILYSSDLSKVYSTKDIHAHTDTAVISLGYQDKSSSNFCYSNKVSLRDITDHITNVISDSEYPFKTNEPICLKAIYKQEKGSKRYKEILWGYKVIKSKEYDELSKSNPKDVVALKEQKGKEITFKISDVIQKDDLDKLKQGGHTIVFFAYLEGDKDKFKFYTRYGKNHIRIDIKIPLYIKFKDDKLVIYEFEHATKEKAFDAKLKLSDNKDNTLIKNDNYLYISKNISSNEISIYEDDKLSKELKSDEKINKSYQIYAKEESSSNQSNADKDDKLGINLLSKENMDKFINSFNESKSLTRVDKGMWEDGDKEVLVKVEIGKEIVFPLKIKPLNDRDMEYDWTLMLGDKGESQAIFGRNRNNGKRQHAARDLYTDMPFKKNVDIKTFKSDVEIVSIADGEVIKTGNFYCKTDHITIQYDTVEFGSFIIRYGEVDPSRVKVKAGDMVRKGQVIGYSGLMIDNGDHPNIVDKKIVTMLHFEYFTNGANKDDPLTVTNDSNNKFKRRKDLADPLEILKEGYKNTFGEIL, encoded by the coding sequence ATGCCTCTAACGCCCAGAAATGATGTAAATTGTAAAAGAAATTTAATAGATATCATAAAATTTTCATATGACAATGACATAAGCAGACCATTTATATCTAACAACAAACTATTTATTGGATATGGCTTTAGCCTAAAAGATGATATAGAACTTATTTGTGCCCAAATTTATAAAAACAACAAAGACAAAGTCATAAAAGATGTCAAGCAAACTATTGCTAACACCACGAGTAAGACTACCATAGAAAAGATAGATACAGATGAACTTTTTAAAAAGATAAATGACGCCGCAAAAGGGGCTTATGCAAAGTCTGGAGGTGCCGATACTTTGCCTGAGTTTGAATTTAGCTCGGAAGATCAGCTAAATGCCATCTTGGAACAAAAGCTTACGCCGCTAATCCAAGAGATAAATCAAAAATTAAACAACTCTCCGCTTAAAAATTTACAAGCCGTTTCACTTACTTCAGATACACAAAATAACCAAATTTCAAGAGAGCATGTCGCGCTTTTAGCACTTCTTTATATTAGTAAGAAAAGTAATATTGATCCATCCCTAGCAAGCTACATCAAAAGCAAAAATCGTTTTAAGGCCTGGTTTTGGCTAGCATATGAAAGCTTTAGTGATGAAGCAAATAACAAAATATCTCTTTTGCGAGAAAAAATTTCAAATCAGTTTGGGCTTTATGAAAGTGATGAACAAAATGTTAATTTTGCCGAGTGTATAGATATTTTTAGCCATTTAAATATATCCAAAGCAAAATATAAATCAAAAAATCAAAACAATAAAGAGATCATCCAAAACGTCACTCATTTAGAATTTATGAAGCTTCAAGAAAATGGATCAAATTTAAACGTATCAGATATATCAAAGTGTGAGGCTTTATTTCAGCCATTTGTTAATAAGATAAATTCTTTATTAAGCACTCAAAGTACAAAGACCTTTAACCTTGAAAATATATACTGCGTAAATTTAATCAGCTCAAATGCTTCAAACACTTCAAGAATAAATAAGCTCTTAAGACAAAAAGAGGAGGAATTTTACAAACAAGAAAATATACTCTTGCTATGTCCAAGGAAGATGACAACTCCTATTAGAGTCTTTCAACCTAAAAAGAGCGAATTTACCGTTGTGCTAGCTAGTCAGACTCCATTTGATTGCAGTGAGCTAAATCCAAAAGAGCTAAATTCTAGTAGGCCAAACTATGGCAAGGTGAATTTATGCGAGCTAATACTTACTGACTTTAAATTTGACTCTTATGAAGATAGTAAAAATGAAGAGATAAAATTTAAAAATGCAAAGAGCAAAGATACGGTAATACTCTATCAAGAAAACAAAAATGAAGAAGACAAGATAAATGGTGCTACCTTTATTAGCATAAAGCAAAATAGCGATGATATAGAGTATAAGCTAGAAGATGGCGCTATAAGCATGAAGTACTTTGAAGACCAAACGTCTAACAACAAACACCTAAATTTCTCTTTATTAAATTTTGCTAAAGAGAATAACTTTACCCTAAGAGATGATAAAGATTCAGCCATGTTTGACATAAAGCTTCGTCTAGCTCATGGCAATAATATAGTACCTACATCAGCATCAAGTTCAGGTCTTACTCTTACAATAAATAATCTCATCATTGAAAACGAAGATGGTAAGGTAAGTGAAGATATAGATAAGATATATCTTCATCACTGCTTTGATAAAAGTATATATGAGAGTATATCTTTAGTAAAAAATGAAGACTCAGATATCAAAAACTCATATACAGCTACATTTAATATCCCAATAGACAAAGAGAATAAAGGAGATACTAAATTTATACTTTATTCAAGTGATCTAAGTAAAGTTTATAGCACTAAAGATATTCATGCTCACACTGATACAGCTGTAATATCTTTAGGATATCAAGATAAGAGTAGCTCTAACTTTTGCTATAGCAATAAGGTCTCGCTAAGAGATATAACAGATCATATAACAAATGTAATCTCTGATAGTGAGTATCCATTTAAGACAAATGAACCAATATGTTTAAAGGCTATATATAAACAAGAAAAAGGTAGTAAGAGATATAAAGAGATACTTTGGGGATATAAGGTAATAAAAAGTAAAGAGTATGATGAACTATCCAAATCAAATCCAAAAGATGTAGTAGCCCTAAAAGAGCAAAAAGGTAAAGAGATAACATTTAAAATTTCAGATGTTATACAAAAAGATGATCTAGATAAGCTAAAACAAGGTGGTCATACTATAGTATTTTTTGCATATCTTGAAGGCGATAAGGATAAATTTAAGTTTTATACAAGATATGGCAAAAATCATATAAGAATAGATATAAAGATACCTTTATATATTAAATTTAAAGATGATAAGCTAGTTATATATGAGTTTGAGCATGCTACAAAAGAGAAGGCATTTGATGCTAAATTAAAGCTTAGTGATAATAAAGACAATACTTTAATAAAAAATGATAATTACTTATATATAAGTAAAAATATCTCATCAAATGAGATAAGTATCTATGAAGATGATAAGCTAAGCAAAGAGCTAAAAAGTGATGAAAAGATAAATAAGAGCTATCAAATTTATGCAAAAGAAGAGAGCTCTAGTAATCAGTCTAATGCAGATAAAGATGATAAGCTTGGTATAAATTTATTAAGCAAAGAGAATATGGATAAATTTATTAACTCTTTTAATGAATCAAAGAGTTTAACTAGAGTAGATAAAGGTATGTGGGAAGATGGGGATAAGGAAGTCTTAGTGAAAGTAGAGATAGGCAAAGAGATAGTTTTTCCACTAAAAATCAAGCCTTTAAATGATAGAGACATGGAATATGACTGGACGCTTATGTTAGGAGACAAGGGCGAGAGCCAAGCAATATTTGGCAGAAATAGAAATAATGGCAAAAGACAACACGCCGCAAGAGATCTATATACAGATATGCCTTTTAAAAAGAATGTAGACATAAAAACATTTAAGTCAGATGTAGAGATAGTATCTATAGCTGATGGCGAAGTAATAAAGACTGGTAATTTTTACTGTAAAACCGATCACATAACGATACAATACGACACAGTAGAATTTGGTAGCTTTATAATAAGATATGGCGAGGTTGATCCTTCAAGAGTAAAAGTAAAAGCGGGTGATATGGTACGAAAAGGTCAGGTTATAGGATATTCTGGACTAATGATTGATAACGGTGATCACCCAAATATAGTTGATAAAAAAATAGTAACCATGCTTCACTTTGAGTACTTTACAAATGGAGCCAACAAAGATGATCCTTTAACTGTCACTAATGATTCGAACAATAAATTTAAAAGACGTAAGGATCTGGCAGACCCACTGGAAATACTAAAGGAAGGATACAAAAATACTTTTGGAGAAATATTATGA
- a CDS encoding lipid A biosynthesis lauroyl acyltransferase, whose product MDRLYLAGFYTLKFFIFLLPSSLRDLLAKFLAFSYMKLNKKRLHVVMTNLNLAFGESKTKEEKLEIAKKCYYNFAKYLGINFILNQNTTKQKVLEKVSFKNEHNLLEALKLDRPIIVTTAHFGQWELFSLAMAARFGAVSVLGRKLDSKSMDKILKANRAQFDVELINKDGGAKDILKALKARRIVGILVDQNTAPKDGIKVKFFDKDVLHTPAASVLAQKTNALIINAFIYQEDENISEICFSPAIDINKFDKEEAVQKVTQMQCSACEEMVRARPEEYFWFHKRFKRFYEKEYKC is encoded by the coding sequence ATGGATAGACTCTATCTAGCTGGCTTTTATACTTTAAAATTTTTTATATTTTTACTACCTAGCTCACTTAGAGATTTGCTTGCTAAATTTTTAGCTTTTTCGTATATGAAGCTTAATAAAAAGCGACTTCACGTCGTTATGACAAATTTAAACCTTGCTTTTGGTGAGTCAAAAACCAAGGAAGAGAAGCTTGAGATCGCTAAAAAATGCTACTACAACTTCGCAAAATACCTTGGCATAAATTTTATCCTAAATCAAAACACGACGAAGCAAAAAGTGCTTGAAAAAGTTAGCTTTAAAAACGAGCATAATCTGCTTGAAGCGCTTAAGCTTGATCGTCCGATTATCGTGACGACCGCGCATTTTGGGCAGTGGGAGCTTTTTAGCTTAGCAATGGCTGCTCGTTTTGGTGCAGTCTCAGTACTTGGCAGAAAGCTTGATAGTAAAAGTATGGATAAAATTTTAAAGGCAAATAGAGCGCAGTTTGACGTGGAGCTCATCAACAAAGATGGCGGTGCAAAAGATATCTTAAAAGCGCTAAAAGCTAGGCGAATAGTGGGAATTTTAGTCGATCAAAATACCGCTCCAAAAGATGGCATAAAGGTGAAATTTTTTGACAAAGATGTGCTTCACACGCCAGCTGCGAGCGTGCTAGCTCAAAAAACAAACGCACTAATAATTAATGCATTTATCTATCAAGAAGATGAAAACATAAGCGAAATTTGTTTTTCACCAGCCATTGATATAAATAAATTTGACAAAGAAGAAGCGGTGCAAAAAGTAACGCAAATGCAGTGCAGCGCGTGCGAAGAGATGGTTAGAGCAAGGCCTGAGGAGTACTTTTGGTTTCACAAACGCTTTAAAAGATTTTACGAAAAAGAGTATAAATGCTAA